A section of the Roseovarius sp. W115 genome encodes:
- a CDS encoding heme NO-binding domain-containing protein, translating to MHGLINRAIEMFVRQTYGGKDWIALTKKLDLDFTEFEAMLTYEDMVTMQVLEGLSDHLKKDQSDILEDIGTFLVSHPSAESLRRLLRFSGRDFVEFLHSLEDLPARARLALDDLNLPQFELKEHNLDHFSVVIRDEMQGPVAFGHVLMGLLRALADDFGALVLLEHKGGREGTEVISVNLLHNSFTEGRRFELAVNAS from the coding sequence ATGCATGGGCTTATAAATCGAGCCATTGAGATGTTTGTACGCCAGACCTATGGCGGCAAGGACTGGATCGCATTGACCAAAAAACTGGATCTCGATTTCACCGAGTTCGAGGCGATGCTGACGTACGAGGATATGGTCACCATGCAGGTCTTGGAGGGTCTCTCAGACCATTTAAAAAAGGACCAGTCGGACATTCTGGAGGATATCGGCACATTCCTCGTGTCACATCCCAGTGCCGAATCCCTGCGCCGCCTCCTGCGGTTTTCCGGAAGGGATTTCGTTGAATTCCTGCATTCGCTCGAAGATTTGCCCGCACGAGCGCGCTTGGCGCTTGATGATCTGAACCTGCCACAGTTCGAATTGAAAGAGCACAATCTTGATCATTTCTCGGTAGTAATCCGGGACGAAATGCAAGGACCCGTGGCGTTTGGTCATGTGCTTATGGGGCTCTTGCGCGCTCTGGCGGATGATTTTGGTGCGTTGGTTTTGTTAGAGCACAAAGGCGGGCGCGAGGGGACAGAGGTGATTTCTGTCAATCTTTTGCATAATTCCTTCACCGAAGGTCGCCGCTTCGAACTTGCTGTGAACGCGTCATGA
- a CDS encoding DMT family transporter, whose amino-acid sequence MTKAPLYGVLLAFVGTVILTPDALLMRLSNMSGFQMAGWRGLFMGSMMVLAWAMTSRSRAGDLARLRTKPGALIVLAQVFNSTLFCLGIAAAPAAVVLMGVAAVPVFAALLSRYVTQETTSAATWAAIAAVMAGIGIAVLGGGHGTVALDWRLIAGAGFGLGVAFALALNFVTLRAQPDLPILLAIGIGAWIAGIIGWTITGPAQMMQGAVWAMAVTGLVVLPVSFFMLSLSARHTLAANVSLIMLLETVLGPFWVWIGVGEVPTQAMLLGGAIVVSSLGLYLWHLRRQALRVIP is encoded by the coding sequence ATGACCAAAGCACCGCTTTATGGGGTGCTACTTGCATTCGTGGGTACGGTAATCCTGACGCCCGATGCGCTGCTGATGCGGCTCTCAAACATGAGTGGGTTTCAAATGGCCGGGTGGCGCGGGCTCTTTATGGGATCCATGATGGTGCTGGCCTGGGCTATGACCAGTCGAAGCCGTGCTGGTGATCTTGCGAGGTTGCGCACGAAACCCGGTGCGCTCATCGTCCTTGCGCAAGTGTTCAACTCCACGCTGTTTTGCCTGGGCATCGCCGCGGCCCCTGCGGCTGTTGTGCTGATGGGTGTCGCGGCGGTGCCTGTCTTTGCCGCCTTACTCAGCCGCTATGTGACGCAAGAGACCACGTCGGCGGCGACCTGGGCTGCCATCGCGGCTGTTATGGCCGGAATTGGCATCGCCGTATTGGGCGGTGGGCATGGCACAGTTGCGCTCGATTGGCGTTTGATCGCGGGGGCGGGCTTTGGCCTCGGTGTGGCTTTTGCGCTTGCGCTCAATTTCGTCACCCTGCGTGCGCAACCTGATTTGCCGATCCTTCTTGCCATCGGAATCGGTGCGTGGATTGCAGGTATCATTGGCTGGACGATCACAGGCCCAGCGCAAATGATGCAGGGGGCTGTCTGGGCCATGGCTGTCACCGGACTTGTTGTGTTGCCTGTGTCCTTCTTTATGCTCTCGCTGTCAGCGCGCCATACATTGGCCGCTAATGTCAGTCTGATCATGTTACTTGAAACTGTGCTGGGACCATTCTGGGTCTGGATTGGTGTGGGTGAAGTGCCGACACAAGCAATGCTCTTGGGGGGAGCTATCGTGGTGAGCAGCCTTGGGCTGTATCTCTGGCATTTGCGGCGGCAGGCGTTGCGTGTGATACCATAG
- a CDS encoding DUF3572 domain-containing protein: MHAAQEAAETLALQVLGWLAAKPDLLDVFMGATGAGRDDLRDRVQDPDFLVSVLDFLMMDDAWVMEFCTAHNHPNEAPMQARAALPGGAEVNWT, translated from the coding sequence ATGCATGCAGCGCAAGAGGCCGCTGAAACGCTTGCGCTGCAGGTCCTGGGATGGCTTGCGGCAAAGCCGGATCTTCTGGACGTGTTCATGGGGGCCACTGGTGCCGGGCGGGATGACCTGCGCGACAGGGTACAAGACCCTGATTTTCTTGTCTCTGTGCTGGATTTTCTGATGATGGACGATGCGTGGGTTATGGAGTTTTGCACAGCCCACAACCACCCAAACGAAGCCCCAATGCAGGCGCGTGCAGCCCTGCCTGGTGGGGCGGAAGTGAACTGGACATGA
- a CDS encoding trimethylamine methyltransferase family protein, whose product MAEASTRRRRSGGRAGNATRRGTTIIDQMPWNPPINTDRPIEPLTEEGIQAIHDGAMRILEEIGVEFLNPEAVEILKGSGGCTIDGENVRMGRDFVMEMVGKAPSQFDITPRNPERTITIGGKHLNFGNVSSPPSYWDMEIGKKVTGTREMCANLLKLSQYFNCIHFVGGYPVEPQDIHASIRHLDVLYDKLTLTDKVAHAYCLGKERVEDVMEMVRIAGGHSDEEFEAGPKMYSNINSTSPLKHDFPMLDGWMRLARRNQGLVVTPFTLAGAMAPVTMAGAVAQSLAEGLCAIVLAQIIRPGAACAIGTFTSNVDMKSGAPAFGTPEYMRATQMTGQMARFYGLPMRASGVCAANVPDGQAMWETSNSLWSAVQSGAHMVYHAAGWLEGGLIASPEKFVMDCEILQHIQRYMDPMITATGPDDIALDAIREVGNQGHFFGIQHTQDRYTTAFYQPYLSDWRNFEAWEAAGGIWTAQRAHQTFQDIIGGFEAPPIDEAIREELSAFVARRKEEGGAPTDF is encoded by the coding sequence ATGGCAGAGGCATCCACACGCAGACGACGCAGCGGCGGACGGGCGGGCAACGCCACGCGACGCGGCACGACCATCATCGACCAGATGCCCTGGAACCCGCCAATCAACACTGATCGTCCAATCGAGCCGCTGACCGAAGAGGGCATTCAGGCGATCCATGACGGTGCGATGCGCATTCTTGAAGAGATAGGCGTCGAGTTTCTGAACCCTGAGGCTGTGGAAATTCTGAAAGGATCAGGGGGCTGCACGATTGACGGGGAAAACGTCCGCATGGGGCGGGATTTTGTGATGGAGATGGTGGGCAAAGCGCCGTCACAGTTTGACATCACGCCGCGCAATCCAGAGCGGACCATCACCATCGGTGGCAAGCATTTGAACTTTGGCAACGTCTCCTCGCCGCCCAGCTATTGGGATATGGAGATTGGCAAGAAAGTCACCGGTACGCGCGAGATGTGTGCCAATCTTTTGAAATTGAGCCAGTATTTCAACTGCATCCACTTTGTCGGGGGCTACCCTGTTGAGCCGCAAGACATCCATGCCAGCATCCGTCACCTGGATGTGCTCTATGACAAGCTCACCCTCACAGACAAGGTGGCCCATGCGTATTGCCTGGGCAAAGAACGGGTCGAAGACGTGATGGAGATGGTGCGCATCGCAGGCGGGCATTCGGATGAAGAGTTCGAGGCTGGACCGAAGATGTATTCCAACATCAATTCAACTTCGCCTCTCAAACATGATTTCCCGATGCTCGATGGCTGGATGCGTCTGGCCCGGCGCAATCAAGGGCTGGTGGTAACACCCTTTACTTTGGCCGGTGCGATGGCGCCTGTGACCATGGCAGGTGCTGTAGCACAATCTCTCGCCGAAGGGCTTTGCGCCATCGTCCTTGCACAGATCATCCGCCCAGGGGCTGCCTGTGCGATTGGCACGTTCACGTCCAACGTGGATATGAAATCTGGCGCACCCGCCTTTGGCACACCGGAATACATGCGCGCCACCCAAATGACCGGTCAGATGGCCCGGTTCTACGGGCTGCCCATGCGCGCCAGTGGCGTCTGCGCGGCCAATGTGCCAGATGGGCAAGCCATGTGGGAGACCTCCAACAGCCTGTGGTCGGCTGTTCAATCCGGCGCGCATATGGTTTATCACGCCGCAGGCTGGCTAGAGGGCGGGTTGATCGCATCCCCGGAGAAATTCGTGATGGATTGCGAAATCCTGCAGCATATTCAGCGATATATGGATCCGATGATCACGGCGACAGGCCCCGATGACATCGCCCTCGACGCCATTCGCGAAGTCGGCAATCAGGGCCATTTCTTTGGCATTCAGCACACGCAAGATCGCTACACCACCGCGTTTTATCAGCCCTACCTGAGCGATTGGCGCAATTTTGAAGCTTGGGAGGCCGCAGGCGGTATCTGGACAGCACAACGTGCACACCAGACTTTCCAGGACATCATCGGAGGGTTTGAAGCGCCGCCGATAGATGAGGCAATCCGTGAGGAACTGTCAGCCTTTGTCGCGCGTCGCAAAGAGGAAGGCGGTGCGCCAACAGACTTCTAG
- a CDS encoding periplasmic heavy metal sensor, whose protein sequence is MADQTGKPADPQPATPRAPRWMRVTLVMSLALNLLIIGAIIGAASTGGGKWRSGGHGDRFGGPLTRAFSEEDQRVLKRRMAMAAISERDTWGAHRSAMKNLAQALRKTPYDAEAVRQEMNNVRDLLGQRFNSAQNVLTDHIAKMSDAERSVLADRLEQELRRRRR, encoded by the coding sequence ATGGCGGATCAAACTGGCAAACCGGCAGACCCGCAGCCTGCAACACCAAGGGCACCACGATGGATGCGCGTGACGCTTGTTATGTCCTTAGCGCTGAATCTGCTGATCATTGGGGCAATTATTGGTGCTGCGAGCACGGGAGGCGGAAAATGGCGTAGCGGTGGGCATGGCGACCGTTTTGGCGGTCCTCTGACGCGCGCATTCAGCGAAGAGGATCAACGCGTTCTCAAACGGCGGATGGCCATGGCGGCTATCTCAGAACGAGACACTTGGGGCGCGCACCGTTCCGCGATGAAGAACCTAGCGCAAGCTTTGCGGAAAACACCCTACGATGCTGAAGCGGTGCGTCAGGAAATGAACAATGTCCGCGACCTACTCGGGCAACGTTTCAACAGCGCACAAAATGTCCTGACGGATCACATTGCGAAGATGAGTGATGCGGAACGCTCAGTCTTGGCAGATCGTCTGGAACAAGAACTGCGCCGCCGCAGACGCTAA
- a CDS encoding GGDEF domain-containing protein — MGAHDVIDYGTHIGEVNWRLNLQINRKMEDDRLLAGVKSGLQAAVTDPLTGLYNRRFGMSQLDRLATETLQNKGEMALILADLDHFKLVNDRYGHAAGDAVLSQVAQIMSGSLRKEDIVARIGGEEFMILLPNVTPAQANQTARRICQSVRNTRIQIGSLSGPASQSITVTTSLGVALLNGADGHCLTPDALFRRADRALYGSKSGGRGTVTVCRRSAA, encoded by the coding sequence ATGGGGGCACATGATGTGATCGATTACGGCACTCATATTGGCGAGGTTAATTGGCGTCTGAACCTTCAGATCAATCGCAAGATGGAAGACGACCGATTGCTGGCCGGTGTCAAATCCGGGTTGCAGGCGGCGGTGACAGATCCCTTAACAGGGCTTTACAATCGCCGGTTCGGCATGTCGCAACTTGATCGGCTTGCGACAGAAACATTGCAAAACAAGGGTGAAATGGCGCTGATTCTTGCTGATCTGGATCATTTCAAACTGGTCAATGACCGGTATGGTCACGCTGCTGGAGACGCGGTTTTATCCCAGGTTGCACAAATCATGTCAGGGTCCTTGCGCAAGGAAGACATCGTGGCGCGGATCGGCGGCGAGGAGTTCATGATACTTCTGCCCAATGTCACACCGGCTCAGGCCAATCAGACAGCGCGTCGTATCTGCCAATCCGTGCGCAACACGCGCATCCAAATCGGGTCTCTCTCCGGCCCGGCGTCGCAGTCTATCACAGTGACGACGAGCCTTGGCGTGGCCTTGCTGAACGGAGCAGATGGCCATTGCCTTACACCTGACGCACTCTTCCGGCGCGCAGACCGCGCGCTTTACGGCTCAAAATCAGGTGGGCGCGGCACGGTGACAGTCTGCAGACGCTCTGCGGCATGA
- a CDS encoding HAD family hydrolase: MVSNVSRKVDGLLFDKDGTLFDFHTTWSSWAGHIIDNLSEGDAALRMRLADAMHYNLVQGQFAPTSPIIAGTNREAAECVAQAITDRSVEELEDYLMHTSSTAPQAETVPLAPFLSSLAENGVSLGVMTNDTEYGARAHLGSAGVTDHFDFIAGFDSGFGAKPSPDPCLAFARALELDPARVAMVGDSTHDLLAGRAAGMQTIGVLTGTALEADLAPFADVVFPDIGHIPAWLPA; the protein is encoded by the coding sequence ATGGTAAGCAACGTGTCAAGAAAGGTTGATGGTCTGCTCTTTGACAAAGACGGCACGCTGTTTGACTTCCACACCACCTGGAGCAGTTGGGCGGGACACATCATCGACAACCTGTCTGAGGGTGACGCTGCGCTGCGTATGCGCCTGGCCGATGCCATGCATTACAATCTGGTCCAAGGGCAGTTCGCGCCGACAAGCCCGATCATCGCAGGCACAAATCGAGAAGCGGCGGAATGCGTGGCCCAAGCCATTACGGATCGCTCGGTGGAAGAGCTAGAAGACTACCTGATGCACACTTCATCCACAGCACCCCAGGCCGAGACCGTACCGCTTGCGCCTTTCCTGTCGTCGCTGGCCGAAAACGGTGTCTCTTTGGGCGTCATGACAAATGACACCGAATACGGTGCACGCGCGCATCTGGGCTCAGCGGGTGTAACGGACCATTTCGATTTCATCGCGGGGTTCGATTCCGGCTTTGGGGCCAAACCTTCTCCTGATCCCTGTCTGGCTTTTGCACGCGCCCTGGAGTTGGACCCGGCCCGTGTTGCTATGGTGGGTGACAGCACCCATGATCTTCTCGCGGGTCGCGCGGCGGGCATGCAAACCATCGGTGTGCTCACTGGTACGGCTTTGGAGGCTGATCTTGCGCCCTTTGCGGACGTCGTCTTTCCCGATATCGGCCACATCCCGGCCTGGCTGCCTGCATGA
- a CDS encoding response regulator — protein sequence MSGDILIVDSITTNRIVLKVKLSSAFYSVFQASSAQDALAICATEMPDLVLVTSELTDMGFGAFHDQLHALPGCRKTPIVALTSEDDAQLRMRRFREGAADVITSPISDTVLLARLRTLMRNAHRDTDQWIKPEAAEVFGFADARATFLRPGRIAAMTPRAHPARDSKSAGVSWHRFYKELSSATTHQLERYDMRRGRGLKDLQTHPDAVLLEIGRARDEHGLAPLAELRTAPQTRDAKIIALMDYAKAPLRPLRWIWGHMM from the coding sequence ATGTCAGGCGATATCCTGATCGTGGATAGTATCACGACCAATCGGATTGTTTTGAAAGTCAAACTGTCTTCTGCGTTTTACTCGGTGTTTCAGGCATCTTCCGCGCAAGACGCGCTTGCAATCTGTGCGACTGAAATGCCGGATTTGGTCCTCGTCACATCCGAGTTGACGGATATGGGATTCGGCGCGTTTCACGATCAGCTTCACGCACTTCCAGGATGCCGAAAAACACCCATTGTTGCTTTGACAAGCGAGGATGATGCCCAACTCCGCATGCGCCGCTTTCGCGAAGGGGCGGCAGATGTGATCACATCTCCCATTTCGGATACGGTTCTGTTGGCTCGGCTGCGCACCCTGATGCGCAATGCACATCGCGACACGGATCAGTGGATCAAACCGGAAGCCGCCGAAGTCTTTGGGTTTGCCGATGCACGCGCAACGTTCCTGCGACCCGGTCGCATTGCCGCGATGACCCCGCGCGCCCATCCAGCGCGCGATTCGAAATCAGCTGGCGTTTCCTGGCACCGGTTCTACAAAGAACTGTCCTCGGCCACGACACATCAACTGGAACGGTACGACATGCGCCGCGGGCGCGGTTTGAAGGACCTGCAAACACATCCCGACGCTGTCTTGCTTGAAATCGGTAGGGCGCGCGACGAACACGGGCTTGCCCCTCTGGCAGAACTACGCACAGCGCCACAAACACGTGATGCCAAGATCATTGCGCTCATGGATTATGCCAAAGCCCCCTTGCGGCCACTGCGCTGGATATGGGGGCACATGATGTGA